A window of Candidatus Binatia bacterium contains these coding sequences:
- a CDS encoding efflux RND transporter periplasmic adaptor subunit, protein MVRSRYIVVVVVVVLLAIGGYTYWRHGQGDGQNQYVTEPIERGSVASTVTATGALNPVTSVQVGTYVSGPIKALYADFNSPVKKGQLVAKIDPQPFLVKVQEAEANLANARAKVEKDRADLEFKRLTLGRNRELLAKNLIAQSDLDTAKSNYDQAVAQVNLDKAGIQQAEASLQEARINLAYTDITSPVDGVVVSRNVDVGQTVAASFQTPTLFLIAQDLTKMQVDSNVSESDIGAVRAGQPATFTVDAYPGKVFTGAVAQVRNAPITVQNVVTYDVVVAVDNPELELKPGMTASVAVITARRDDVLKIPLRAVRFNPERKPSTEPTPGQDGAARQPPRRGESTVWVAQPDRTLRKVEVKLGVRDDQYAELLSDHLESGDELAVALRRGAERKSEKPPSFGSPRFR, encoded by the coding sequence ATGGTCCGGTCGCGTTACATCGTTGTCGTGGTAGTGGTGGTCCTCCTCGCCATCGGCGGCTACACCTACTGGCGGCATGGCCAGGGTGACGGCCAGAACCAGTATGTGACCGAGCCGATCGAGCGTGGCTCCGTCGCTTCGACGGTGACGGCTACCGGAGCGTTGAATCCCGTCACCAGCGTCCAGGTCGGCACCTACGTCTCCGGACCGATCAAGGCTCTCTACGCGGACTTCAATTCCCCGGTGAAGAAAGGGCAGCTGGTAGCCAAGATTGATCCGCAACCGTTCCTGGTCAAGGTGCAGGAGGCCGAGGCAAACCTGGCCAATGCCCGCGCCAAGGTGGAGAAGGACCGTGCCGACTTGGAGTTCAAGAGGCTCACCCTCGGTCGCAACCGCGAGTTGCTTGCCAAGAACCTGATCGCGCAAAGCGATCTCGATACCGCCAAGAGCAACTACGATCAGGCCGTGGCCCAGGTTAACCTCGATAAGGCCGGCATACAGCAGGCCGAGGCTTCGCTCCAGGAAGCACGGATCAACCTGGCCTACACCGACATCACCTCGCCCGTGGATGGCGTGGTGGTCTCGCGCAACGTCGACGTCGGGCAAACAGTGGCCGCCAGTTTTCAGACGCCGACGCTGTTCCTGATTGCGCAGGACCTGACCAAGATGCAGGTCGACAGCAACGTCAGCGAGTCGGACATCGGCGCCGTGCGCGCGGGTCAGCCGGCAACGTTCACGGTGGATGCGTATCCCGGCAAGGTGTTCACTGGCGCCGTGGCTCAGGTCCGGAACGCCCCCATCACGGTGCAGAATGTGGTGACCTACGATGTCGTGGTGGCGGTCGACAACCCGGAGCTGGAACTCAAGCCGGGCATGACCGCCTCGGTGGCCGTCATCACCGCACGGCGTGACGATGTCCTGAAGATTCCGTTGCGTGCGGTGCGCTTCAATCCCGAGCGCAAGCCGAGCACCGAGCCCACGCCGGGCCAGGATGGAGCCGCACGGCAGCCGCCGCGCCGCGGCGAATCCACCGTGTGGGTGGCACAACCCGACCGCACGCTACGCAAGGTCGAGGTGAAACTGGGCGTGCGCGATGACCAGTACGCTGAACTGCTGTCCGATCACTTGGAGTCCGGTGACGAACTGGCCGTTGCCTTGCGCCGTGGCGCCGAACGCAAGAGCGAGAAGCCGCCTTCGTTCGGGAGTCCACGCTTCCGTTGA
- the xerD gene encoding site-specific tyrosine recombinase XerD encodes MTTRLRTQHSGLGTPISALDELADRFLNYLATERGLAVNTLSAYGRDLAVFVDHLDRRRVSGATAVQAGDVVSFLEALQQRGLSARSRARMFAAVRGLFAFLLREEVVTTNPTREIHLPRLGQRLPHSLGFQDVMQLLGSGDGSTLAQRDGAMFELAYATGLRVSEVTSLKVSQVNLEAGYLTVVGKGSKERAVPIGSCARQRLLDYLQAARPTILRGRLSPYLFLNRAGRRLSRQGFWKRLRLTVRRTGVAGKVSPHTLRHAFATHLVEGGADLRSVQMMLGHADIATTQIYTHVARDRLRAVHRKFHPRG; translated from the coding sequence ATGACTACACGACTCAGGACTCAGCACTCAGGACTCGGGACTCCAATCTCAGCGCTGGACGAGCTGGCCGACCGCTTTCTCAACTACCTGGCAACCGAGAGAGGGCTGGCGGTCAACACGCTGTCGGCATACGGCCGGGATCTGGCCGTGTTTGTCGACCATCTGGATCGCCGGCGCGTCTCCGGCGCCACCGCGGTCCAGGCGGGAGACGTGGTGAGCTTCCTCGAGGCCCTGCAGCAGCGTGGCCTCTCCGCACGCAGCCGGGCGCGGATGTTCGCAGCCGTCCGCGGCCTGTTCGCGTTTCTCCTGCGCGAAGAGGTGGTGACGACCAACCCCACTCGAGAGATCCATCTGCCACGCCTTGGGCAGCGCTTGCCGCATTCGCTCGGTTTCCAAGACGTGATGCAGCTGCTGGGCAGCGGCGACGGCAGCACCCTGGCACAGCGGGACGGTGCCATGTTCGAACTGGCATACGCCACCGGACTGCGCGTCTCCGAGGTGACGTCCCTGAAGGTGAGCCAGGTGAATCTCGAGGCGGGGTATCTGACCGTCGTCGGCAAGGGCAGCAAGGAACGGGCGGTGCCCATCGGCAGCTGCGCGCGCCAACGGCTGCTGGACTATCTCCAGGCGGCGCGCCCCACCATCCTGCGCGGCCGGCTCAGTCCGTACCTCTTCCTCAACCGCGCCGGGCGCCGGCTGTCCCGACAGGGATTCTGGAAGCGATTGCGGTTGACCGTGCGGCGCACCGGCGTTGCCGGCAAGGTGAGTCCGCACACGCTGCGGCACGCATTCGCCACGCACCTCGTCGAAGGCGGCGCCGATCTGCGATCGGTACAGATGATGCTCGGCCATGCCGACATCGCCACCACGCAGATCTATACCCACGTAGCCCGCGACCGCTTGCGTGCCGTGCACCGCAAGTTCCATCCGCGCGGCTAG
- a CDS encoding alanine racemase has product MLTLHELQTPALLVDTETLDHNLVTMAAALPGPRLRPHVKAHKCTALARRQAAMGHRAFTCATIREVEGMAAAGLGEDLLLANEVVNARRLGAVGARVTVAVDSGATIAAAAAGGVREVVIDVNIGLPRCGCPAEEAGRLAQVARAKGLTVRGVMGYEGHVVGLEDRETRVRLTEESMQLLLAAHAQVGGEIISAGGTGTYDCNLWATEIQAGSYALMDTTYARLGLPFRQALSVLTTVISVSPAYAVADCGLKALGMDHGNPAVDAGQVLFCSDEHVTFVPEQRVRVGERIRVWPAHVDPTVAYHERMHLVAGDHVLDTWAVDLRGW; this is encoded by the coding sequence ATGCTCACGCTACACGAGCTGCAAACCCCAGCGTTACTCGTCGACACGGAGACGTTGGACCACAATCTCGTGACCATGGCTGCCGCGCTTCCCGGACCACGGCTGCGGCCGCATGTGAAGGCGCACAAGTGTACGGCGCTGGCGCGGCGCCAGGCCGCCATGGGGCATCGCGCCTTTACCTGCGCGACCATCCGTGAAGTGGAGGGTATGGCGGCGGCCGGACTGGGCGAGGACCTGCTGCTCGCCAACGAAGTCGTCAATGCGCGGCGCCTCGGTGCGGTCGGTGCCCGCGTGACGGTGGCCGTCGATTCCGGCGCCACCATCGCAGCGGCCGCCGCCGGTGGGGTGCGCGAGGTCGTCATCGATGTGAACATCGGCCTGCCGCGCTGCGGGTGCCCTGCGGAAGAGGCGGGACGTCTGGCCCAGGTCGCCCGGGCGAAGGGGCTCACTGTCCGCGGCGTGATGGGCTATGAAGGCCACGTCGTTGGCCTCGAAGATCGCGAGACGCGCGTGCGGTTGACCGAGGAGTCGATGCAGCTCCTCCTTGCCGCCCACGCGCAAGTCGGTGGTGAGATCATTTCCGCGGGCGGCACCGGAACCTACGATTGCAACCTCTGGGCGACGGAGATCCAAGCCGGTTCGTACGCCCTCATGGACACCACCTATGCCCGCCTCGGTCTCCCGTTCCGGCAGGCGCTCAGCGTGCTGACTACCGTGATCTCCGTCTCACCCGCCTATGCCGTGGCCGACTGCGGATTGAAAGCGTTGGGCATGGACCACGGCAACCCTGCTGTCGACGCTGGGCAGGTGCTGTTTTGCTCGGACGAGCACGTCACCTTCGTCCCCGAGCAGCGGGTGCGGGTGGGTGAGCGCATCCGCGTGTGGCCCGCGCATGTCGATCCCACGGTGGCGTATCACGAGCGCATGCACCTGGTCGCCGGCGACCACGTGCTCGACACCTGGGCCGTCGATCTGCGCGGCTGGTAG
- a CDS encoding ABC transporter permease: protein MKLLRMTFRTALRALRRNKMRSALTMLGIIIGVAAVITMVSIGQGADAAVQKQIMSLGTNLLMVIPGATTSAGVRSGWGGVSTLTVGDAAAIKRECPSVAEITYFRRQVVQVVYGDQNWSTVAQGATPSFEKVRAWPAATGSFITQRDEETANRVVVLGQTVVDHLFGPGEDPVGALLRIKDVPFQVIGVLEAKGQTGWGQDQDDIVVMPFSTAERRVLGTQFLGTVDMVFVSAESAGEISDAAKQVETLLHDRHHIQPEQENDFTVRSLNDIAKASETASKVMTNLLLSVASISLLVGGIGIMNILLVSVTERTREIGIRMAVGAKGRHILLQFLVEATTLSMVGGLAGAILGIAGAQLISYLAAWPTLLSPSAVAGSFLFSGAVGVFFGFYPARKASRLDPIAALRYE, encoded by the coding sequence ATGAAACTTCTCCGCATGACCTTCCGCACGGCGCTGCGGGCGTTGCGGCGCAACAAGATGCGCTCGGCATTGACCATGCTCGGCATCATCATCGGCGTGGCGGCGGTCATCACCATGGTGAGCATCGGGCAGGGTGCCGACGCCGCGGTGCAAAAACAGATCATGAGCCTCGGGACCAACCTGCTCATGGTCATTCCCGGCGCCACCACCTCGGCCGGCGTGCGCTCCGGCTGGGGCGGCGTCTCCACGCTCACCGTTGGCGACGCGGCCGCCATCAAGAGGGAATGCCCTTCGGTTGCTGAGATCACGTACTTCCGGCGTCAAGTCGTGCAGGTCGTGTACGGCGATCAGAACTGGTCAACCGTCGCCCAGGGCGCTACCCCGTCGTTTGAGAAAGTCCGCGCTTGGCCGGCGGCGACGGGCAGCTTCATCACGCAGCGCGACGAAGAGACCGCCAACCGGGTCGTGGTGCTGGGTCAGACGGTGGTGGATCACCTCTTCGGTCCGGGCGAAGATCCGGTGGGGGCGCTGCTTCGTATCAAGGATGTGCCCTTTCAAGTGATCGGCGTCCTCGAAGCCAAGGGGCAAACGGGCTGGGGTCAGGATCAGGACGACATCGTCGTCATGCCGTTCTCGACCGCCGAACGCCGTGTCCTCGGCACCCAGTTCCTCGGCACCGTGGACATGGTTTTCGTTTCCGCCGAGTCTGCCGGCGAGATCAGCGATGCCGCCAAGCAGGTCGAAACGCTGCTCCACGATCGCCACCACATCCAGCCGGAGCAGGAGAACGACTTCACCGTGCGCAGCCTCAACGACATTGCCAAGGCGTCGGAGACCGCCAGCAAGGTGATGACCAACCTGCTGCTGAGTGTGGCATCGATCTCGCTCCTGGTCGGCGGTATCGGCATCATGAACATCCTGCTGGTGTCGGTGACGGAGCGCACCCGCGAGATCGGCATCCGCATGGCGGTGGGCGCGAAGGGCCGCCACATCCTGCTGCAGTTCCTGGTCGAGGCGACCACCCTCAGCATGGTCGGTGGATTGGCTGGGGCGATCCTCGGCATCGCCGGCGCCCAGCTGATCTCCTACCTCGCGGCCTGGCCGACGCTGCTGTCGCCGTCGGCGGTGGCCGGCTCGTTCTTGTTCTCGGGGGCGGTGGGCGTGTTCTTCGGCTTCTACCCGGCGCGCAAGGCCTCACGCCTCGATCCCATCGCGGCGCTGCGCTACGAGTGA
- the glnD gene encoding [protein-PII] uridylyltransferase has product MSEPDVAAIVAAFPPLEPLSPESDWGRPAREFLQTVKAQLYGHHQRGASGHAVVHSYTEAMDRLIRALFDAANVEYAQRYSRLDQRCAVVAQGGYGRGELNPGSDIDLLFLYPNKREPYIEHVAERMLYSLWDTNLTVGNAMRNVRECVRLAAQDFKVKTSLLDARFLCGDEALYSEFAAAMEREVLKRSGARFFKEKLAENEERHQRYGDSVYILEPQLKDGEGGLRDLHTAMWMATVKFKINSTEELVQKGVITQRELEELEEAHGFLFRVRNALHFMSGKHQDQLTFEYQERIAAELGFEGSPTVKGVEQFMRTYYLNAATINRFADEIIERCLEREQPYRLIGRFRARAIRPGVMIAEGALSISGVELLRSDPRNLIEIFADAQRHDVTVSNSTKRLIRANLDLLDEAQRCDPRMVAAFFGVLSGKHKVYETLLDMHRVGVLGAFLPEFGALLCMVLHDLYHTYTVDEHSLRGVYELERLRAGSCKDSAPLLTQVVREIDRIEILFLVLLLHDIGKGHGGGHSERGARMARDIAARLQLHTDETEQLLFLVENHLLMSHLAQRRDIHDQRLIIDFAKRVETLDNLKKLYLLTFADMRAVGPKIWNNWHDMLLGELYLRTLDVFEREAFLEEDHAERVERVKRRVAAATDGIDREAMQRFLDEMPDRYFLGTAEESIIRHVRLVSRLNGAPYLTEVKHFPEREFSEFTVVTRDRPGLFSMLTGALLAHGMNILAASINTSSTGVALDIFRVSHAEQPESAQRPERWERVQMSLGQVLSGEVEVERLVAAAQRPSILAKKFVPRVGTNIEIDNEVSDHFTVLDVYTQDRVGVLFAITNTLFRLGLSIHIAKITTNVDQVLDVFYVTDAEGHKISDTASLDHIKVELHQRLTADETQGNAVLSAES; this is encoded by the coding sequence ATGAGCGAGCCCGACGTGGCAGCGATTGTGGCGGCCTTCCCGCCACTCGAACCGCTGAGTCCGGAATCGGACTGGGGGCGGCCGGCGCGCGAATTCCTGCAAACAGTGAAGGCGCAGCTCTACGGCCACCATCAGCGTGGCGCTTCCGGCCATGCCGTCGTCCACAGCTACACCGAGGCCATGGACCGCCTCATACGGGCCTTGTTCGACGCCGCCAACGTCGAGTACGCGCAGCGGTATTCGCGCCTTGATCAGCGCTGCGCCGTGGTCGCACAAGGCGGGTACGGCCGTGGCGAGCTGAATCCGGGCTCGGATATCGACCTGCTGTTCCTCTATCCGAACAAGCGCGAGCCGTACATCGAACACGTCGCCGAGCGCATGCTGTACAGCCTGTGGGACACGAACCTCACCGTCGGCAACGCCATGCGCAACGTGCGCGAATGCGTGCGCTTGGCGGCGCAGGACTTCAAGGTCAAGACCTCCTTACTCGATGCGCGCTTCCTCTGCGGTGATGAGGCGCTCTACAGCGAGTTCGCCGCCGCCATGGAGCGTGAGGTGCTCAAGCGCAGCGGCGCCCGCTTCTTCAAAGAAAAGCTGGCGGAAAACGAGGAGCGCCACCAGCGTTACGGCGATTCCGTGTACATCCTCGAGCCGCAATTGAAGGACGGTGAAGGCGGCTTACGCGACCTGCACACCGCCATGTGGATGGCGACGGTGAAGTTCAAGATCAACAGCACCGAAGAACTGGTGCAGAAAGGCGTCATCACCCAACGCGAGCTGGAAGAGCTGGAAGAGGCCCACGGTTTTCTCTTCCGCGTGCGCAACGCCCTCCACTTCATGTCCGGCAAGCATCAAGATCAGTTGACCTTCGAGTACCAGGAGCGCATCGCCGCCGAACTCGGCTTCGAGGGATCACCCACGGTCAAGGGCGTCGAGCAATTCATGCGCACGTACTACCTCAACGCCGCCACCATCAACCGCTTCGCCGACGAGATCATCGAGCGCTGCCTGGAACGCGAGCAGCCCTATCGCCTCATCGGCCGCTTCCGGGCGCGTGCAATCCGACCGGGGGTGATGATCGCCGAAGGCGCCCTCTCGATCAGCGGCGTGGAACTCCTGCGCAGCGATCCGCGCAACCTGATCGAGATCTTCGCGGACGCGCAACGCCACGACGTCACCGTGTCCAACAGCACCAAGCGTCTCATTCGCGCCAATCTCGACTTGCTGGACGAGGCGCAACGATGCGACCCACGTATGGTGGCGGCGTTCTTCGGGGTCCTCAGCGGCAAGCACAAGGTCTACGAAACGCTGCTGGATATGCATCGCGTCGGCGTGCTAGGCGCCTTCCTCCCAGAGTTCGGCGCCTTGCTGTGCATGGTGCTGCACGATCTCTACCACACCTACACGGTCGACGAGCACTCGCTCCGCGGTGTGTACGAACTCGAGCGCCTCCGCGCCGGGAGCTGCAAGGACAGCGCGCCGCTGTTGACCCAAGTGGTGCGCGAGATCGATCGGATCGAGATCCTGTTTCTGGTACTGCTGCTGCACGACATCGGCAAGGGCCATGGCGGCGGACATTCGGAGCGCGGCGCGCGCATGGCACGGGACATCGCCGCCCGCCTCCAACTCCACACGGACGAGACGGAGCAGTTGCTCTTTCTGGTAGAGAACCACCTGCTCATGTCACACCTGGCGCAGCGCCGCGACATCCACGACCAACGACTGATCATCGATTTCGCCAAGCGGGTCGAGACCCTCGACAACTTGAAGAAGCTCTACCTGCTGACGTTCGCCGACATGCGCGCCGTGGGGCCGAAGATCTGGAACAATTGGCACGACATGCTGCTGGGCGAGCTGTACTTGCGCACGCTCGACGTCTTCGAGCGCGAAGCCTTCCTGGAGGAAGACCACGCCGAGCGGGTGGAGCGCGTGAAACGGCGCGTCGCCGCGGCCACCGACGGCATCGATCGCGAGGCGATGCAGAGATTCTTGGATGAGATGCCCGATCGTTACTTCCTGGGTACGGCCGAGGAGAGCATCATCCGCCACGTGCGTCTGGTCAGCCGCCTGAACGGGGCGCCGTACCTCACCGAGGTCAAGCATTTTCCCGAGCGGGAGTTTAGCGAGTTCACCGTGGTCACGCGTGACCGCCCCGGGCTGTTCTCCATGCTGACCGGAGCGCTGCTGGCGCACGGCATGAATATCCTCGCCGCCAGCATCAACACCAGTAGCACCGGCGTGGCCCTCGACATCTTCCGGGTCTCGCACGCCGAACAGCCAGAGTCGGCGCAGCGGCCGGAGCGTTGGGAACGCGTGCAAATGAGCCTCGGGCAAGTGCTGAGCGGGGAGGTCGAGGTTGAGCGGCTGGTGGCCGCCGCGCAACGCCCGTCGATCTTGGCGAAAAAATTCGTGCCCCGCGTCGGCACCAATATCGAGATCGACAACGAGGTCTCGGACCACTTCACGGTCCTCGATGTCTACACCCAGGATCGCGTCGGGGTGCTGTTTGCCATCACCAACACCCTTTTCCGTCTCGGGCTGTCGATCCACATCGCCAAGATCACCACGAACGTCGACCAGGTGCTGGATGTCTTCTACGTCACCGACGCAGAGGGCCACAAAATCAGCGACACCGCGAGCCTCGATCACATCAAAGTCGAACTGCATCAGCGCCTCACCGCGGACGAAACCCAGGGGAATGCAGTTCTGAGTGCTGAGTCCTGA
- a CDS encoding ABC transporter ATP-binding protein — protein sequence MGEPLIQVRDLWKIYHLGDVEVQALCGASTDIRAGEFVAVMGASGSGKSTFMNILGCLDRPTSGTYRLDGVDVSSLSADQRATIRNRQVGFVFQSFNLIARTSALENVELPLFYSDVPLAEQRQRACEALAAVGLAGRESHVPSQLSGGQQQRVAIARALVNRPSLLLADEPTGNLDTQTSFEILQIFQRLNRDQGITVVLVTHEPDIATYAQRVITFRDGQIISDVQQGAAVKERSGVELLSRS from the coding sequence ATGGGCGAGCCGCTCATTCAGGTCCGCGACCTGTGGAAGATCTATCACCTCGGTGACGTGGAGGTGCAGGCGCTGTGCGGTGCGTCCACCGACATCAGGGCCGGGGAATTCGTGGCGGTGATGGGGGCATCCGGCTCCGGAAAGTCGACGTTCATGAACATCCTGGGCTGCCTCGACCGGCCCACGAGCGGCACCTATCGCCTCGACGGTGTCGATGTGTCCAGCTTATCAGCCGACCAGCGGGCGACTATCCGCAACCGGCAGGTCGGTTTTGTCTTTCAGAGCTTCAACTTGATCGCCCGCACCAGCGCGCTGGAAAACGTCGAGCTGCCACTCTTCTACAGCGACGTACCTCTGGCGGAGCAGCGCCAACGGGCGTGCGAAGCGCTGGCCGCCGTGGGTTTGGCGGGGCGTGAAAGCCACGTGCCGAGCCAGCTGTCCGGCGGGCAGCAACAACGTGTCGCCATTGCGCGCGCACTGGTCAACCGGCCGTCGTTGCTGCTGGCCGACGAACCCACGGGAAACCTCGATACGCAGACGAGTTTCGAGATTTTGCAGATCTTTCAGCGCCTCAACCGCGACCAGGGCATCACCGTCGTGCTGGTCACGCACGAGCCGGACATCGCCACATACGCGCAGAGGGTGATCACCTTCCGCGACGGGCAGATCATATCCGACGTGCAGCAAGGGGCTGCCGTGAAGGAGCGTTCCGGGGTGGAGCTGCTGAGCCGCTCATGA